From a single Solanum dulcamara chromosome 4, daSolDulc1.2, whole genome shotgun sequence genomic region:
- the LOC129887970 gene encoding pentatricopeptide repeat-containing protein At2g01390 has protein sequence MFLSCCYGYSRAMFSHRFSKKLQPFPGFPLKSCCWFRTSIINHVHSFTQSKQRRPGRQVNRLPTKSVPKKDIDLPKVFMRDTITRVSHILRVSTWDSAQDQLMKLHIKWDSYTVNQLLKTHPPMEKAWLFFSWASKLKGFKHDQFTYTTMLDIFGEAGRISSMNYIFQQMQDKGIKIDAVTYTSLLHWLSHHGDINESIKLWQDMKDKGCVPNVVCYTAYMKGLFDHNRVKEGAKIYKEMLQSGCSPNCHTYTVLMEHLASSGKFDGVLEIFSKMQDAGVQPDKATCNILVEKCCKAGETLAMMKILHYMKENFLVLRYSVYQEAVHTLKMAGMSDRLLRDVNRHLSLQKFNQDQIDESDGIAESSCFTLDDRMILYLLKKKSLLAVDYLLDSLMNKRLKLDPGIVSTVVEVNCNCGRVNGAFFAFEVSVKLGITIERITYLTMVGELIRTNSFSRVVDIVEAMVGAGLSLGSELTALLIHRLGSAREPAAAEKLFSILPDQQKSIAVYTALINTHFTYGNADKGLEIFETMRKQGINMALSTYCVLLNGLERNGVFDKLQSYRKEKKRFESESCCREMSMEETVCDLLFAGNFDS, from the exons ATGTTCCTTTCCTGTTGTTATGGGTATTCCAGAGCTATGTTTTCCCATCGATTCTCCAAAAAGCTTCAGCCTTTTCCAGGTTTTCCTCTCAAGAGCTGTTGTTGGTTTAGAACAAGTATAATTAACCATGTACATTCCTTTACGCAATCCAAACAGAGGAGACCTGGTCGACAAGTTAATCGACTCCCGACCAAGTCTGTTCCGAAGAAAGACATCGATCTCCCTAAAGTTTTTATGAGGGATACAATTACAAGAGTATCACATATACTGAGAGTTTCAACTTGGGATTCCGCTCAGGACCAGTTGATGAAACTTCACATAAAATGGGATTCTTACACAGTCAATCAACTTCTCAAGACCCATCCTCCTATGGAGAAAGCCTGGTTGTTTTTCAGTTGGGCCTCTAAACTGAAAGGCTTTAAGCATGACCAATTTACCTACACCACTATGTTGGATATATTTGGGGAAGCTGGGAGGATTTCATCCATGAACTATATCTTTCAGCAGATGCAAGACAAAGGAATCAAGATAGATGCAGTGACCTATACATCCCTTCTTCACTGGCTTTCCCACCATGGGGACATTAATGAGTCGATTAAATTGTGGCAAGATATGAAAGATAAAGGATGTGTTCCTAATGTTGTTTGCTACACCGCATACATGAAAGGTTTGTTTGATCATAATCGAGTTAAGGAAGGAGCCAAGATATACAAGGAGATGCTTCAATCTGGTTGTTCTCCCAACTGCCACACATACACTGTCCTTATGGAGCATCTTGCTAGTTCTG GAAAATTTGATGGAGTTCTCGAGATTTTCAGTAAAATGCAAGATGCAGGGGTCCAACCAGATAAAGCGACATGCAATATTTTAGTGGAAAAATGCTGCAAAGCTGGGGAAACACTAGCAATGATGAAAATTCTTCACTACATGAAGGAGAATTTTCTTGTTCTGCGTTATTCTGTCTATCAAGAGGCTGTCCACACATTGAAGATGGCCGGGATGAGTGATCGGCTACTTAGGGATGTTAACCGTCATCTGTCCTtacaaaaattcaaccaagatcAGATTGATGAATCAGATGGAATTGCTGAAAGTAGTTGCTTTACTTTGGATGATAGGATGATTTTGTActtgttgaaaaaaaaaagtcttCTTGCTGTTGATTACCTACTAGATAGCTTGATGAATAAACGTCTCAAATTGGATCCTGGAATAGTCTCAACTGTAGTGGAGGTAAACTGTAACTGCGGTAGAGTAAATGGTGCTTTTTTTGCCTTTGAAGTCAGTGTGAAATTGGGCATAACCATTGAAAGAATTACGTATCTCACCATGGTGGGCGAACTTATTAGAACAAATTCATTTTCAAGGGTTGTAGATATTGTTGAAGCAATGGTTGGGGCAGGCCTGTCATTAGGGTCAGAACTAACTGCTCTTCTGATACATCGGCTTGGCTCCGCTCGAGAGCCTGCTGCTGCTGAAAAGTTATTTAGCATCTTACCTGATCAGCAGAAGAGTATTGCTGTATATACTGCTTTAATAAACACCCACTTCACCTATGGGAATGCCGATAAAGGGCTTGAAATATTCGAAACCATGAGAAAGCAAGGGATAAATATGGCATTAAGTACTTATTGTGTCCTATTGAATGGTCTTGAAAGAAATGGCGTATTTGATAAATTACAATCTTAtaggaaagaaaagaagagatttgAATCTGAAAGCTGCTGTAGGGAAATGTCAATGGAGGAAACAGTGTGTGATCTTCTTTTTGCTGGAAATTTTGACAGTTGA
- the LOC129887972 gene encoding uncharacterized protein LOC129887972: MKKPGGAEKKKVRRSPGVASNGSNSTSPTKEGAKDVFQLFAEKVRDHKGLVSRWAVLQETRVEYFRGKDFVAFVRNHSEHKDILESDKSLEPEDIANTLLKKNLLVRCDRVVKTVRPGKKKLSSWPAHLEIYHDQVFSENDAFFAWAFVKRRPLWQTLLSFFWPVLTLAICLFPVYPHWAKLLILYTCAGLLLLILCLLFIRALIFGAIWVTFGKRVWFFPNILAEEATLQDLFQVWPQKDEGERPKWTARLFYAIVAVVVILLLRHHAPDEAARARYQKRVSNIIDDVLEWSPRQALSGMMETVVNVTDSNDNATADSKAGSEKVAFTDDLDEETVPKEESEDVTGNLEDSDHKQRDL; the protein is encoded by the exons ATGAAGAAACCCGGCGGAGCAGAGAAGAAGAAAGTGAGACGATCTCCCGGTGTCGCATCGAACGGTTCGAATAGTACTTCTCCTACG AAAGAAGGTGCGAAGGACGTCTTCCAGCTGTTTGCTGAGAAAGTAAGAGATCATAAAGGCTTAGTGTCACGTTGGGCTGTCCTGCAGGAAACACGGGTAGAGTATTTCAGGGGAAAAGATTTTGTCGCTTTCGTGAGAAATCATTCAGAACATAAAGACATATTAGAGTCAGATAAAAGTTTGGAGCCTGAAGATATTGCCAACACGCTGCTTAAAAAGAATCTTTTAGTCCGCTGTGATCGTGTGGTGAAAACTGTGCGACCTGGGAAGAAAAAACTATCTTCTTGGCCAGCACATTTAGAGATATACCAT GATCAagtattttctgaaaatgatgCCTTTTTTGCATGGGCATTTGTGAAAAGAAGACCCCTATGGCAAACACTTCTCTCATTTTTCTGGCCAGTGTTAACACTAGCGATTTGCTTGTTTCCTGTTTATCCCCATTGGGCCAAATTGCTTATACTATACACATGTGCCGGTCTCCTCCTTCTCATACTTTGTCTGCTATTTA TAAGAGCTTTGATCTTTGGTGCTATTTGGGTAACTTTTGGGAAGCGTGTGTGGTTTTTCCCCAACATTCTTGCCGAGGAAGCGACACTGCAAGATTTGTTCCAGGTTTGGCCTCAGAAGGATGAAGGCGAGCGACCTAAGTGGACAGCAAGGCTTTTCTACGCAATAGTAGCTGTGGTTGTTATTTTGCTCCTGAGGCATCATGCTCCTGATGAGGCTGCAAGAGCCAG GTATCAGAAGCGAGTTTCCAACATTATCGATGATGTGCTCGAGTGGTCTCCTAGACAGGCTCTGTCAGGGATGATGGAAACTGTGGTCAATGTAACCGACTCAAATGATAATGCAACTGCTGATAGCAAAGCTGGCAGTGAAAAAGTTGCTTTCACAGATGACTTAGACGAAGAAACCGTTCCCAAAGAAGAGAGTGAGGATGTTACTGGAAACTTAGAAGATAGTGATCATAAGCAACGTGACTTGTAA
- the LOC129887973 gene encoding adrenodoxin-like protein 1, mitochondrial isoform X1: MVGFHNLRHAHRLTRCSLLAHSSASILLKVGRRSYCTATVRSLLPLNSISAPLACFPRTSTHLLQYPFTQVLRHEQFCTTAGNEEKQKISVTFVDKDGEENHIKVPVGMSMLEAAHENDIELEGACEASLACSTCHVIVMDVEYYNKLEDPTDDENDMLDLAFGLTDTSRLGCQVIAKPELDGIRLALPVATRNFAVDGYKPKPH, from the exons ATGGTGGGCTTCCACAACCTCCGACATGCCCACCGGCTCACCCGCTGCTCTCTTCTTGCTCATAGTTCAGCTTCT ATATTGCTGAAAGTGGGTCGGAGGAGTTATTGCACTGCGACAGTCAGGAGTTTGTTACCTTTGAATTCTATCAGTG CCCCGTTAGCTTGTTTCCCCAGGACATCAACACACTTGTTGCAATATCCTTTTACACAGGTCCTG AGGCATGAACAATTTTGTACTACTGCAGGAAATGAGGAAAAACAAAA AATATCTGTAACTTTTGTTGACAAGGATGGAGAAGAGAACCATATCAAGGTCCCTGTTGGAATGTCTATGTTAGAAGCTGCACATGAAAATGACATTGAACTTGAAG GAGCATGTGAAGCTTCACTTGCCTGTTCTACATGTCATGTGATTGTTATG GATGTGGAGTACTACAACAAGCTAGAGGATCCAACagatgatgaaaatgatatgtTGGATCTTGCTTTTGGTCTCACAGACAC GTCACGTCTAGGTTGTCAGGTAATTGCAAAACCTGAACTTGATGGAATTCGGTTAGCTCTCCCTGTTGCCACAAGAAACTTCGCTGTTGATGGCTATAAACCGAAACCACATTAG
- the LOC129887973 gene encoding adrenodoxin-like protein 2, mitochondrial isoform X2, giving the protein MVGFHNLRHAHRLTRCSLLAHSSASILLKVGRRSYCTATVRSLLPLNSISAPLACFPRTSTHLLQYPFTQRHEQFCTTAGNEEKQKISVTFVDKDGEENHIKVPVGMSMLEAAHENDIELEGACEASLACSTCHVIVMDVEYYNKLEDPTDDENDMLDLAFGLTDTSRLGCQVIAKPELDGIRLALPVATRNFAVDGYKPKPH; this is encoded by the exons ATGGTGGGCTTCCACAACCTCCGACATGCCCACCGGCTCACCCGCTGCTCTCTTCTTGCTCATAGTTCAGCTTCT ATATTGCTGAAAGTGGGTCGGAGGAGTTATTGCACTGCGACAGTCAGGAGTTTGTTACCTTTGAATTCTATCAGTG CCCCGTTAGCTTGTTTCCCCAGGACATCAACACACTTGTTGCAATATCCTTTTACACAG AGGCATGAACAATTTTGTACTACTGCAGGAAATGAGGAAAAACAAAA AATATCTGTAACTTTTGTTGACAAGGATGGAGAAGAGAACCATATCAAGGTCCCTGTTGGAATGTCTATGTTAGAAGCTGCACATGAAAATGACATTGAACTTGAAG GAGCATGTGAAGCTTCACTTGCCTGTTCTACATGTCATGTGATTGTTATG GATGTGGAGTACTACAACAAGCTAGAGGATCCAACagatgatgaaaatgatatgtTGGATCTTGCTTTTGGTCTCACAGACAC GTCACGTCTAGGTTGTCAGGTAATTGCAAAACCTGAACTTGATGGAATTCGGTTAGCTCTCCCTGTTGCCACAAGAAACTTCGCTGTTGATGGCTATAAACCGAAACCACATTAG
- the LOC129887973 gene encoding uncharacterized protein LOC129887973 isoform X3, whose amino-acid sequence MVGFHNLRHAHRLTRCSLLAHSSASILLKVGRRSYCTATVRSLLPLNSISAPLACFPRTSTHLLQYPFTQVLRHEQFCTTAGNEEKQKISVTFVDKDGEENHIKVPVGMSMLEAAHENDIELEVSWEAFTGRVRIVIKRHHLQSCKSFEKRWRRRVVFVYRFEHNVLEFPKLFQS is encoded by the exons ATGGTGGGCTTCCACAACCTCCGACATGCCCACCGGCTCACCCGCTGCTCTCTTCTTGCTCATAGTTCAGCTTCT ATATTGCTGAAAGTGGGTCGGAGGAGTTATTGCACTGCGACAGTCAGGAGTTTGTTACCTTTGAATTCTATCAGTG CCCCGTTAGCTTGTTTCCCCAGGACATCAACACACTTGTTGCAATATCCTTTTACACAGGTCCTG AGGCATGAACAATTTTGTACTACTGCAGGAAATGAGGAAAAACAAAA AATATCTGTAACTTTTGTTGACAAGGATGGAGAAGAGAACCATATCAAGGTCCCTGTTGGAATGTCTATGTTAGAAGCTGCACATGAAAATGACATTGAACTTGAAG TCAGTTGGGAGGCATTTACTGGACGTGTTAGAATTGTCATCAAACGTCATCACTTGCAATCCtgcaaaagttttgaaaaaagatggagaagaagagtagTATTTGTTTACAGATTTGAGCATAACGTGTTGGAATTCCCAAAATTGTTTCAAAGTTAG
- the LOC129887973 gene encoding adrenodoxin-like protein 1, mitochondrial isoform X4: MVGFHNLRHAHRLTRCSLLAHSSASILLKVGRRSYCTATVRSLLPLNSISGNEEKQKISVTFVDKDGEENHIKVPVGMSMLEAAHENDIELEGACEASLACSTCHVIVMDVEYYNKLEDPTDDENDMLDLAFGLTDTSRLGCQVIAKPELDGIRLALPVATRNFAVDGYKPKPH, from the exons ATGGTGGGCTTCCACAACCTCCGACATGCCCACCGGCTCACCCGCTGCTCTCTTCTTGCTCATAGTTCAGCTTCT ATATTGCTGAAAGTGGGTCGGAGGAGTTATTGCACTGCGACAGTCAGGAGTTTGTTACCTTTGAATTCTATCAGTG GAAATGAGGAAAAACAAAA AATATCTGTAACTTTTGTTGACAAGGATGGAGAAGAGAACCATATCAAGGTCCCTGTTGGAATGTCTATGTTAGAAGCTGCACATGAAAATGACATTGAACTTGAAG GAGCATGTGAAGCTTCACTTGCCTGTTCTACATGTCATGTGATTGTTATG GATGTGGAGTACTACAACAAGCTAGAGGATCCAACagatgatgaaaatgatatgtTGGATCTTGCTTTTGGTCTCACAGACAC GTCACGTCTAGGTTGTCAGGTAATTGCAAAACCTGAACTTGATGGAATTCGGTTAGCTCTCCCTGTTGCCACAAGAAACTTCGCTGTTGATGGCTATAAACCGAAACCACATTAG